From Linepithema humile isolate Giens D197 chromosome 8, Lhum_UNIL_v1.0, whole genome shotgun sequence, one genomic window encodes:
- the LOC105667480 gene encoding uncharacterized protein — protein MRFLDDILNTVSTVNSLPEFVQNSSHSSNSGVHEDVSLDVSMSYPENDDDRTDITTDTERPQSATSNVSTSANKNKKAKKAQLQDAFLEMLKTAPQQQRDVVDSFVEQLADILRRLPYPKPRSLQRRLMDLAIEEEEMMEAQQGLN, from the exons ATGAGATTTCTCGATGACATTTTGAACACAGTATC GACCGTCAACTCTCTGCCAGAGTTTGTGCAAAATTCGTCACACAGCAGCAACAGTGGTGTTCATGAAGATGTGTCGTTGGATGTCTCCATGAGCTATCCAGAAAATGACGATGACAGAACAGACATTACCACAGATACAGAACGTCCGCAGTCTGCGACTTCTAATGTATCGACATCGGCCaacaaaaacaaaa AAGCAAAGAAAGCACAGCTGCAAGATGCATTTTTAGAAATGCTAAAAACAGCACCGCAGCAACAAAGAGATGTGGTGGACAGCTTCGTGGAGCAGTTGGCTGATATTTTACGCCGTCTGCCATATCCCAAGCCTCGAAGTCTGCAAAGAAGGCTTATGGATTTGGCGATTGAAGAAGAGGAAATGATGGAGGCACAACAAGGATTgaattag
- the LOC105669932 gene encoding putative nuclease HARBI1 — protein MWKQKVVFCLTETLSIHNNDSSSTSDSSYYDVDSTTTNDSFLYSENDSNALYFPLMQYLSCGHKRHYVENYLQLVESWTEYEFKEHLQLSRQTALQLIDEYETSEFMPNHLYGIRPISGRLSIYILLWFMANTELLRTISDRFNVSISSVFRIIRRLIAWLLTKTDEIITWPQHEKVLAVCEGFFSKRRIPQVLGAINCTHIRIEKPSTSEQLYCNRKKFFSIHLQAIVDSNMRFTNVYIGEPGSLHDARILRRSLIYERANEEKETVFPNDTFLLGDSAYPSLPWLVPPFRDNGHLTPQQIEFNFIHSFTRMVVERTFGFLKGRFRRIKFFTEYRNMQFITDTVTAACILHNYCISVNDDFEVNEEKRNEDNDDISPNDFNNENIAGEDRRMKLFRQLFSE, from the exons ATGTGGAAACAAAAGGTCGTATTTTGTTTAACAGAAACGTTATCGATACATAACAATGACTCCAGTTCTACTAGTGACAGTTCTTATTATGATGTGGACAGCACTACAACAAACGACAGTTTTTTATATAGCGAAAATGATAGCAATGCATTGTACTTTccattaatgcaatatttatcatgtGGACATAAACGGCATTACGTGGAAAATTATCTACAGCTTGTGGAATCTTGGACAGAGTATGAATTTAAAGAGCACTTGCAACTATCGCGACAAACAGCACTTCAACTTATAG ATGAATATGAAACATCTGAATTTATGCCAAATCATTTGTATGGGATCAGACCGATCTCAGGACGGCtgagcatatatatattgttatggTTTATGGCTAATACGGAGCTGCTGAGAACAATATCGGATCGCTTCAACGTTTCTATTTCGTCTGTTTTCCGAATTATACGTCGCTTAATTGCTTGgttattaactaaaacagatgaAATTATTACATGGCCGCAACATGAAAAGGTTTTAGCAGTGTGCGAAgggtttttttcaaaaagaagGATTCCACAAGTGTTAGGAGCAATTAATTGTACACACATTCGCATTGAAAAGCCTTCGACAAGTgaacaattatattgtaatcgcaaaaaatttttctctattcaTCTACAAGCGATTGTTGATTCGAATATGCGATTTACAAACGTCTACATTGGTGAACCAGGTTCATTGCATGATGCTCGAATATTGAGGAGGTCACTTATATACGAAAGAGCAAacgaagagaaagaaacgGTTTTTCCTAATGATACTTTTTTACTTGGCGATTCTGCATATCCGTCACTACCGTGGCTTGTTCCACCATTTCGCGATAATGGCCATTTAACGCCACAACAaatcgaatttaattttatacattcatTTACCCGAATGGTAGTCGAAAGAACATTCGGCTTCTTAAAAGGACGGTTTCGTCggatcaaattttttacagaatatagaaatatgcaatttattacaGATACCGTAACAGCGGCATGTATTCtacataattattgtattagtGTAAATGACGATTTTGAagtaaatgaagaaaaaagaaatgaagacAATGATGACATATCTCccaatgattttaataatgaaaatatcgcAGGTGAAGATCGTAGGATGAAATTGTTCAGACAATTATTTTCTGAGTAA
- the LOC137001754 gene encoding uncharacterized protein — protein MERTIEWLTCKHCSENINSLDMVPKHKCFIGEEVFMNGNQMLFKVVSADDTEWYNDIANNNEMSATGQNNIKKSNAVWNKHSILAVLSLYEANLHMLDNPKKKTKIWASIADGLKDFGIEMSTDQIRWKINALTKKYKECIDNNRKSGRSPMSFEYFDQMQEILGKDKEANIFHTRSSNLPTKYIINTSPKIQCSNSSKETELEAVSSHSSTCSSSLSTNNSCTHINSTKKKNLIEKKARPLHGSGSNNAKMKNELGKHWLEYLQGEEKRREERDAKLSKLLEKKNGSDKSTKTTTSNA, from the exons ATGGAAAGAACAATTg AGTGGCTTACTTGCAAACATTGTTCAGAAAACATTAATTCGTTGGACATGGTTCCAAAGCACAAGTGTTTTATTGGAGAAGAAGTATTTATGAATGGGAATCAAATGCTCTTTAAAGTAGTAAGTGCTGATGACACTGAGTGGTACAATGATATTGCAAATAACAACGAGATGTCAGCAACaggacaaaataatataaaaaaatcaa ATGCAGTTTGGAACAAACATTCAATATTGGCTGTTCTTAGCTTGTACGAAGCAAATCTCCACATGTTGGACAatccaaagaaaaaaaccaaaaTATGGGCCAGCATAGCAGATGGCTTAAAAGATTTTGGTATTGAG ATGTCGACTGATCAAATTCGTTGGAAGATAAATGcattaactaaaaaatataaagaatgcATAGATAATAATCGAAAATCGGGGCGCAGTCCTATGTCATTCGAATATTTCGACCAAATGCAAGAGATTCTTGGCAAGGATAAGGaagcaaatatatttcatactcGCTCATCTAACCTtccaacaaaatatataattaatacatctCCGAAAATTCAATGTTCGAATAGTTCAAAAGAAACTGAACTTGAAGCTGTAAGCTCACATAGCAGTACCTGTTCATCTAGTCTTTCAACAAATAATTCATGCACACATATAAATtcgacaaaaaagaaaaatctaatTGAAAAGAAAGCGCGTCCGTTACATGGAAGTGGATccaataatgcaaaaatgaaaaatgaattAGGAAAGCATTGGCTGGAATATCTTCAGGGCGAAGAGAAACGTCGTGAAGAACGTGACGCTAAGTTGtctaaattattagaaaaaaaaaacggaagcGATAAATCTACAAAAACGACAACTTCAAATGCATGA
- the LOC137001638 gene encoding uncharacterized protein, with protein MRASGLMCIIFLGTLMSATKTETNLAVEIERFSHEPGIYFEEVGEINVIESYWKFVITVDISALGKRHIRVQEWLELAESAKNTIHSTRAEKSQFANLLRLIRKDEVRITALLKKLKRVYGNPNEKKRGLIDGIGKVAKYLFGTMDAGDEKRINEQLTLLQNSESTFNHVTRHQLKILNSTIAHISDLEKTIDENNELLYDLDARIYNGTLLIIKREEINEYCALLDRMLADSDRDIQNVYDFLTQASHGMLNPSLLPVERIFAEMRAAAPYLPRGTYFPLKLDVSDWSTFEKITSVNSYVKNETIFVTLKLPLVTYPKYRLIKAIPLPVPDQRGIFVFTEINQQLFAVNLELSVYLAISEENLEKSNKT; from the exons ATGCGAGCGAGCGGCCTAAT GTGCATTATATTTCTTGGAACTCTGATGTCAGCAACGAAAACCGAGACGAATTTAGCCGTGGAGATAGAAAGATTCTCACACGAACCAGGAATATACTTTGAAGAAGTAGGTGAGATTAACGTCATCGAATCATATTGGAAGTTCGTGATAACTGTAGATATTTCGGCATTAGGAAAACGACATATTCGTGTACAAGAATGGCTAGAATTAGCGGAAAGCGCAAAGAACACGATACACTCTACACGAGCAGAAAAGAGTCAGTTCGCGAATTTACTACGATTAATTAGAAAAGACGAAGTTAGAATAACAGCATTATTGAAGAAACTAAAAAGAGTTTACGGAAATCCGAACGAGAAGAAACGCGGTCTAATTGACGGGATAGGAAAGGtagcgaaatatttattcggcACTATGGATGCCGGAGATGAGAAACGCATCAACGAGCAATTAACACTGTTGCAAAATAGCGAGAGTACTTTTAATCATGTCACGAggcatcaattaaaaatattaaactctacAATAGCGCACATAAGCGATTTGGAAAAGACGATCGACGAAAATAACGAATTGTTGTACGACTTAGACGCACGCATTTATAATGGTACTTTATTAATCATCAAACGTGAGGAAATCAACGAGTACTGTGCATTACTCGACAGAATGCTAGCAGATTCCGACAGAGATATTCAAAATGTGTATGATTTCTTAACGCAGGCGTCGCATGGAATGTTGAATCCGAGTCTATTACCCGTCGAACGAATTTTCGCCGAAATGCGGGCTGCTGCGCCGTATTTACCACGCGGAACGTATTTTCCTCTCAAGCTAGATGTAAGTGATTGGTCaacgtttgaaaaaattacaagtgtaAACTCGTATGTTAAGAATGAGACTATATTTGTAACGTTGAAATTGCCACTTGTAACATATCCGAAATACAGGTTAATAAAAGCCATACCTTTACCTGTCCCTGACCAACGCGGGATATTTGTATTTACCGAGATTAACCAACAATTGTTTGctgtaaatttagaattatccGTATATCTAGCGATAAGcgaagaaaatttagaaaaat CGAACAAGACGTAA